ATTTTGGTTGACCGCCACCGCGAAGACCAGATCGCAGACGTTGCTGACCAGTTCATTGCCCTTGCAAATAATGCAAAAGGCGTGGCTGAAGCAAAAGTTTATAGTGTCCAGCCGCTCACGGCTGAGCAGGCTGAAGCTCTTTCAGCTTCGTTCGCGCCGCAGGTTGGCAAACAGTCACTTCAAATTGAAAACATTGTAGATTCCAATTTGCTTGGAGGCGTAAAGCTTCGCATTGGAAACCGCATTTTTGACGGCAGCTTGCGTGGCAAGCTCGATCGTTTAGAACGTAAATTGCTAGGCTAAGATTCGTAGATAGGGGTGAAACTCATGAGCATCAAAGCTGAAGAAATCAGTGCGCTGATAAAATCGCAAATCGAAAATTATCAGTCGGAAATTCAAGTGAGTGATGTGGGTACAGTTATCAGTGTTGGTGACGGTATCGCCCGTGCTCATGGCCTCGACAATGTCATGGCTGGAGAACTTGTTGAATTTTCAAACGGCGTTATGGGTATGGCACAGAACCTGGAAGAAAATAACGTCGGTATTATCATCCTTGGACCTTTCACGGACATCCGCGAAGGCGACGAGGTACGCCGTACGGGCCGCATCATGGAGGTTCCTGTTGGGGAACAGCTTATCGGCCGCGTAGTAAACCCTCTTGGACAGCCAGTTGATGGCATGGGTCCAATCAACACAACTAAGACTCGTCCAATCGAGTACGCTGCACCGGGAGTTATGGACCGTAAATCTGTTCATGAGCCATTGCAGACTGGTATCAAGGCGATCGACGCTCTTGTGCCAATCGGCCGCGGACAGCGTGAATTGATCATCGGTGACCGCCAGACTGGTAAAACATCTGTAGCGATCGATACAATCCTTAACCAAAAAGGCCAGGACATGATCTGTATCTACGTTGCAATCGGACAGAAGGAGTCAACTGTACGTAACGCGGTTGAAACTCTCCGTAAGCACGGCGCGTTAGATTACTCTATCGTTGTTACAGCATCTGCTTCCCAGCCAGCTCCATTGCTATACCTTGCTCCTTACGCTGGTGTAACAATGGGTGAAGAATTCATGTACAATGGCAAGCACGTGCTTGTAGTATATGATGATCTTTCAAAACAAGCGGCAGCATACCGTGAACTTTCCTTGCTGCTTCGCCGTCCTCCAGGCCGTGAAGCTTACCCAGGGGATGTATTCTACTTGCACTCACGCTTGCTAGAGCGTGCTGCTAAGTTGAGCGACGCTAAAGGCTCAGGTTCAATCACAGCACTTCCGTTCATTGAAACGCAGGCAGGCGACGTATCTGCTTACATTCCGACGAACGTTATCTCAATCACAGACGGACAGATCTTCTTGCAGTCCGACCTATTCTTCTCTGGCGTACGTCCAGCGATCAACGCAGGTCTTTCTGTATCCCGTGTTGGTGGATCAGCTCAAATCAAAGCGATGAAGAAGGTATCTGGTACACTACGTCTTGACCTTGCTTCATACCGTGAATTGGAAGCATTCGCTCAGTTCGGTTCTGACCTTGACAAAGCAACTCAGGCAAAACTTAACCGCGGTGCCCGTACGGTAGAGGTTCTTAAACAAGATCTTAACAAGCCGCTTGCTGTTGAAAAGCAAGTAGCAATCCTATATGCACTGACTCGCGGATTCCTTGACGATATTCCATTGCAGGATATCCGCCGCTTCGAAGGTGAATTCCTTTCATGGTTAGACCACAACCATACAGAGGTGTTAGATCATATCCGTTCAACGAAGGAACTTCCTTCAGACGACGATATGGCTGCTGCAATCAACGCTTTCAAAAAGACGTTTGCAGTATCTGAGTAATTTGAAAAGCGTAAGTGCCTCGATCAGCCCCGATAAGCGCTGGAGGGCCAGCCGATAAAGTCGTTCTTTGACTTTAACGGATGGACCGAAGCGACTCGAGGGGCTAGGCGCTGAAGCTGGACATGTGAGGCAGAACCAGCTTCATGGCTGGTCCTGCCTGACCTTGGACTAACAATCTATGTAAAAGGGTGGTGAGAACCGAAATGGCATCTTTACGCGATATAAAAAACCGTATTACTTCGACTAAAAAGACGAGCCAGATTACGAAGGCAATGGAAATGGTATCCGCAGCTAAATGGAACCGTGGAGTAATGAACGCGAAAGCATTCGTTCCTTACATGGAAAAAATCCAGGAAGTGACTGCCTCCATCGCAATGGGCAGCAAGGATTCCAACCACCCAATGCTGAACAGCCGTCCAGTCAAGAAGACGGGTTATCTAGTGATTACATCTGACCGCGGACTAGCGGGGGCTTATAACAGTAACGTCCTTCGCCAGCTGTATCAGACAATCCAGCAACGCCATAAATCAAATGATGAGTTTGCGATCATCGCGATCGGGCGTGTCGGCCGTGACTTTTTCAAAAGTCGTGGCATGAACGTTGTCCTAGACATCGTCGGCATTGCAGACCAGCCGTCCTTCGCAGAAATCCAGGATATCGCCAGCAACACTGTTGGCATGTTCTCAGATGGATCATTTGATGAATTATATATTTACTACAGTCATTACGTCAGCGCGATTGCTCAAGAAGTAACCGAGAAGAAGCTGCTTCCGTTAACGGATATTGGCGGAGCTTCAACAAAGCTTACCTCTTACGAATTCGAGCCGAACGCTGAGGAGATCCTGGAAGTTCTCTTGCCGCAATACGCAGAAAGCTTGATTTACGGAGCACTGCTTGATAGTAAAGCAAGTGAACACGCTGCTCGTATGACAGCCATGAGAAACGCTACGGACAATGCGAAAGAGCTGATCAATTCCCTCAGCTTGAGCTACAACCGCGCGCGTCAGGCTGCTATTACCCAGGAAATCACCGAAATCGTCGGTGGAGCTGCAGCGCTCGAATAGATTTTCCAATGACAATCGGGGATGTGGCATTAAGCCGCATCCCATCATGATGTATATATTTCAACTAGTACGATAGGAGGGAACAAGATGAACAAAGGACGCGTTCTCCAGGTTATGGGTCCGGTTGTTGACGTTAAGTTTGAAAGCGGCAATCTTCCAGAGATCTATAACGCTTTGAAAATTGTAACCAGCGATGCGGATGTGAACATCGAACTAACTCTTGAAGTAGCCCTTCACTTAGGCGATGACACAGTTCGTACAATCGCGATGTCTTCCACAGACGGCCTTAAGCGTGGCGTGGAAGTATTAGATACAGGTGCTCCAATCTCCGTTCCGGTTGGGGACGTAACACTAGGACGTGTATTCAACGTATTGGGTGAGTCAATCGACCTTGACGCTCCAATCGCTGCTGATTCACGCCGCGATTCAATCCACAGGGAAGCTCCAACATTCGAACAGCTTTCAACTGAGGTTGAAATCCTTGAGACAGGTATCAAGGTAGTTGACCTTCTTGCTCCATATATCAAGGGTGGTAAGATCGGATTATTCGGTGGTGCCGGTGTAGGTAAAACCGTATTGATCCAGGAATTGATCAACAACATCGCTCAAGAGCACAGCGGTATCTCCGTATTCGCAGGTGTTGGTGAGCGTACTCGTGAAGGTAACGACCTTTACCACGAAATGACTGACTCTGGCGTTATCAAGCAAACAGCGATGGTATTCGGACAGATGAACGAGCCGCCAGGAGCACGTATGCGTGTTGCCCTGACTGGTTTGACAATGGCTGAATATTTCCGTGATGAGCAAGGACAGGACGTTCTTTTCTTCATGGATAACATCTTCCGTTTCACGCAAGCAGGTTCTGAGGTTTCCGCGCTACTTGGCCGTATGCCATCTGCGGTAGGTTACCAGCCGACTCTTGCAACTGAAATGGGTAAATTGCAGGAACGTATCACATCTACTAACGTAGGTTCTGTAACTTCCATCCAGGCGATTTATGTACCAGCCGATGACTACACTGACCCGGCTCCGGCTACAACATTCGCTCACTTGGATGCAACAACTAACCTTGAGCGTAAGCTTTCTGAGATGGGTATCTACCCTGCGGTGGATCCACTTGCTTCAACTTCACGTGCTTTGACACCGGAAATCGTTGGAGAAGATCACTATTCAGTAGCTCGTCGTGTACAGCAAACATTGCAGCGTTACAGAGAACTTCAGGACATCATCGCGATCCTTGGTATGGATGAGCTTTCTGACGAAGATAAGCTAATCGTACACCGCGCTCGCCGCGTCCAGTTCTACCTATCACAAAACTTCCACGTAGCCGAGCAGTTCA
This DNA window, taken from Mesobacillus boroniphilus, encodes the following:
- a CDS encoding F0F1 ATP synthase subunit gamma produces the protein MASLRDIKNRITSTKKTSQITKAMEMVSAAKWNRGVMNAKAFVPYMEKIQEVTASIAMGSKDSNHPMLNSRPVKKTGYLVITSDRGLAGAYNSNVLRQLYQTIQQRHKSNDEFAIIAIGRVGRDFFKSRGMNVVLDIVGIADQPSFAEIQDIASNTVGMFSDGSFDELYIYYSHYVSAIAQEVTEKKLLPLTDIGGASTKLTSYEFEPNAEEILEVLLPQYAESLIYGALLDSKASEHAARMTAMRNATDNAKELINSLSLSYNRARQAAITQEITEIVGGAAALE
- the atpA gene encoding F0F1 ATP synthase subunit alpha, which translates into the protein MSIKAEEISALIKSQIENYQSEIQVSDVGTVISVGDGIARAHGLDNVMAGELVEFSNGVMGMAQNLEENNVGIIILGPFTDIREGDEVRRTGRIMEVPVGEQLIGRVVNPLGQPVDGMGPINTTKTRPIEYAAPGVMDRKSVHEPLQTGIKAIDALVPIGRGQRELIIGDRQTGKTSVAIDTILNQKGQDMICIYVAIGQKESTVRNAVETLRKHGALDYSIVVTASASQPAPLLYLAPYAGVTMGEEFMYNGKHVLVVYDDLSKQAAAYRELSLLLRRPPGREAYPGDVFYLHSRLLERAAKLSDAKGSGSITALPFIETQAGDVSAYIPTNVISITDGQIFLQSDLFFSGVRPAINAGLSVSRVGGSAQIKAMKKVSGTLRLDLASYRELEAFAQFGSDLDKATQAKLNRGARTVEVLKQDLNKPLAVEKQVAILYALTRGFLDDIPLQDIRRFEGEFLSWLDHNHTEVLDHIRSTKELPSDDDMAAAINAFKKTFAVSE
- a CDS encoding F0F1 ATP synthase subunit delta; the protein is MSNSTVAKRYALALFQLASEKQALPQVEEELRTVKEVVVNNPELTAFLKSPKLPNEKKKEVLKQAFGSVSTYVLNTLMILVDRHREDQIADVADQFIALANNAKGVAEAKVYSVQPLTAEQAEALSASFAPQVGKQSLQIENIVDSNLLGGVKLRIGNRIFDGSLRGKLDRLERKLLG
- the atpD gene encoding F0F1 ATP synthase subunit beta, coding for MNKGRVLQVMGPVVDVKFESGNLPEIYNALKIVTSDADVNIELTLEVALHLGDDTVRTIAMSSTDGLKRGVEVLDTGAPISVPVGDVTLGRVFNVLGESIDLDAPIAADSRRDSIHREAPTFEQLSTEVEILETGIKVVDLLAPYIKGGKIGLFGGAGVGKTVLIQELINNIAQEHSGISVFAGVGERTREGNDLYHEMTDSGVIKQTAMVFGQMNEPPGARMRVALTGLTMAEYFRDEQGQDVLFFMDNIFRFTQAGSEVSALLGRMPSAVGYQPTLATEMGKLQERITSTNVGSVTSIQAIYVPADDYTDPAPATTFAHLDATTNLERKLSEMGIYPAVDPLASTSRALTPEIVGEDHYSVARRVQQTLQRYRELQDIIAILGMDELSDEDKLIVHRARRVQFYLSQNFHVAEQFTGQPGSYVPVKETVKGFTEILDGKYDHLPEDAFRLVGRIEEVIENAKRMGVEV